In one window of Mytilus galloprovincialis chromosome 6, xbMytGall1.hap1.1, whole genome shotgun sequence DNA:
- the LOC143080496 gene encoding microsomal glutathione S-transferase 1-like yields MSDLLTFNNPVFGQFAFYSCIVICKTMAMSLLTSVNRMKNRAFANPEDYKLSRKPGDDGKPVLNATVERIRRCHLNDLENVIPFVLIGLLYVCTKPDPSTALMHFRAFAGFRIFHTFAYLIPLPQPSRALGFLLGAVVTGSMAVAVLKAGSY; encoded by the exons ATGTCGGACCTATTAACATTTAACAACCCTGTATTTGGCCAGTTTGCTTTTTATTCCTGCATTGTGATATGTAAAACAATGGCCATGAGTTTGCTAACATCAGTTAACAGAATGAAAAATCGA GCATTCGCTAACCCAGAAGATTATAAGCTCTCCAGGAAGCCAGGGGATGACGGAAAACCAGTACTAAATGCTACAGTGGAACGCATTAGAAG atGCCATCTGAATGACCTGGAGAACGTAATTCCCTTCGTCTTGATTGGATTACTATATGTCTGCACAAAACCAGACCCGTCGACAGCATTGATGCATTTCCGTGCTTTTGCCGGATTTAGAATTTTCCACACATTTGCGTACTTGATCCCCTTGCCACAACCATCAAGAGCCTTAGGGTTCCTCCTGGGAGCTGTCGTTACAGGATCAATGGCAGTGGCTGTACTAAAGGCCGGCTCATACTAA
- the LOC143080495 gene encoding microsomal glutathione S-transferase 1-like, whose product MSDSLLSFDNPVFANFAYYSGIVICKTMLMSVLTVINRFRYTAFVNPEDFINSKKPLEERKAPINSTVERIRRCHLNDLENVIPFVLIGFLYVCTQPNPGTALLHFRTFAAFRIFHMFAYLIPLPQPSRAIGFFVGAVVTGSMAVSVLKAGSF is encoded by the exons ATGTCGGACAGTCTACTTAGTTTTGACAATCCTGTATTTGCCAACTTTGCCTATTACTCCGGTATTGTAATATGTAAAACAATGTTAATGAGTGTACTTACAGTTATAAATAGATTTCGTTACACG gCATTTGTGAATCCAGAAGATTTTATTAATTCCAAGAAACCATTAGAAGAAAGAAAAGCGCCAATTAATTCTACCGTTGAGCGTATTAGAAG ATGCCATCTTAATGACCTTGAGAACGTCATTCCCTTCGTCTTGATTGGATTTTTATACGTTTGCACACAACCAAACCCCGGAACAGCTTTACTGCATTTCCGTACTTTCGCAGCTTTCAGAATTTTCCACATGTTTGCGTACCTTATACCGTTGCCACAGCCCTCAAGAGCAATCGGTTTCTTTGTCGGTGCAGTTGTTACAGGTTCCATGGCTGTATCTGTACTAAAAGCTGGATCATTTTAA